From Providencia sp. R33, a single genomic window includes:
- the serC gene encoding 3-phosphoserine/phosphohydroxythreonine transaminase, with protein MSQVYNFSAGPAMLPVEVMRRAEQEFCNWKGLGVSVMEVSHRGKDFIEVASEAEQNLRDLLNIPDNYKVLFCHGGARAHFATLPMNLLGGKTTADYIVSGYWSESAAKEAEKYCKPNVIDITEEKDGVVSLKPMSEWPLSDDAAYVHYCPNETIGGLAIHEEPDFPEDKIIVADYSSSILSKPIDVSRYGVIYAGAQKNIGPAGLTIVIIREDLLGKASPQTPSVFDYTVLAKFDSMFNTPPTFAWYLAGMVFKWLKAQGGLQEMAKRNYEKSQLLYNAIDDSQFYINRVAVENRSWMNIPFQMQNPALDAKFIEEAKDQGLLSLKGHKVAGGMRASIYNAMPLDGVQALVDFMADFERHHAQ; from the coding sequence ATGAGTCAGGTTTATAATTTCAGTGCAGGTCCAGCAATGCTGCCTGTTGAAGTGATGCGTCGTGCTGAACAAGAATTTTGTAATTGGAAAGGCTTAGGCGTTTCGGTAATGGAAGTCAGCCATCGCGGAAAAGACTTTATTGAAGTGGCGTCCGAGGCTGAACAAAACTTACGTGACTTATTAAATATTCCAGATAACTATAAAGTGTTATTTTGCCACGGTGGTGCCCGTGCACATTTTGCTACCTTACCAATGAATTTACTCGGTGGCAAAACGACGGCAGATTATATTGTTAGTGGCTATTGGTCTGAATCTGCTGCGAAAGAAGCTGAAAAATATTGCAAACCGAATGTCATCGACATTACTGAAGAAAAAGATGGTGTTGTAAGTTTAAAACCTATGAGCGAGTGGCCTCTAAGTGATGATGCAGCCTATGTGCATTATTGCCCTAATGAAACCATTGGTGGTTTAGCTATCCACGAAGAACCTGATTTTCCTGAAGATAAAATTATTGTAGCTGACTACTCGTCTTCCATCCTTTCTAAGCCTATCGATGTTAGCCGTTATGGTGTGATTTACGCGGGCGCACAAAAAAATATCGGGCCAGCTGGCTTAACAATAGTGATTATACGTGAAGATTTGCTAGGTAAAGCATCCCCGCAAACGCCATCAGTATTTGATTATACTGTATTGGCAAAATTCGACTCTATGTTTAATACTCCGCCAACATTTGCGTGGTATTTAGCGGGTATGGTTTTCAAATGGCTGAAAGCACAGGGCGGCTTGCAAGAAATGGCAAAACGCAACTATGAAAAATCACAGTTACTCTACAATGCTATTGATGATAGCCAGTTTTACATCAACCGCGTTGCGGTAGAAAACCGTTCTTGGATGAACATACCCTTCCAAATGCAAAACCCTGCACTAGATGCAAAATTTATCGAAGAGGCCAAAGACCAAGGGCTACTTTCATTAAAAGGCCATAAAGTGGCTGGTGGTATGCGTGCGTCTATCTATAATGCGATGCCATTAGATGGTGTGCAGGCATTGGTTGATTTTATGGCTGATTTCGAACGCCATCACGCACAATAA
- the ybfF gene encoding esterase: MTLLLNHTIHKPENPLSNSPVVLIHGLFGDLNNLGVLGRDLQHYFDTIQIDVRNHGDSFRAEQMSYQQMAQDVITLIKSLGYESAILIGHSMGGKIAMAATEIAPDFIEKIVAIDIAPVAYKVRRHDKIFAALDAVTTEQAKSRQDAAAIMRNEINEEGVIQFLLKSFKQGEWKFNIPALKANYEKIIGWETVPSWDKPVLLIPGGNSPYVQAEYKDEIAAQFPNAKAWVVADTGHWVHAEKPDHVLRAIHRFLSIPQ, translated from the coding sequence ATGACTCTGTTACTCAACCATACTATCCATAAACCCGAAAATCCACTGAGCAATAGCCCAGTCGTTCTTATTCATGGGTTATTTGGCGACCTCAATAATTTGGGCGTACTTGGTCGCGACCTTCAACACTATTTTGATACCATTCAAATTGATGTTCGCAACCATGGTGATTCTTTTCGTGCTGAACAGATGTCTTATCAACAGATGGCACAAGATGTTATTACCCTTATCAAATCACTAGGTTATGAAAGTGCAATTTTAATTGGGCACTCTATGGGTGGTAAAATTGCCATGGCTGCCACTGAAATTGCCCCTGATTTTATTGAAAAAATTGTCGCGATTGACATCGCTCCGGTTGCATATAAAGTTCGCCGTCATGATAAAATTTTTGCGGCACTAGATGCTGTCACCACTGAGCAAGCAAAAAGTCGCCAAGATGCTGCAGCTATTATGCGAAATGAAATAAATGAAGAAGGGGTTATCCAATTTTTACTCAAATCCTTTAAACAAGGTGAGTGGAAATTCAACATCCCTGCCCTTAAAGCTAATTACGAAAAAATTATAGGCTGGGAAACCGTACCATCTTGGGATAAACCTGTCTTATTAATTCCAGGTGGAAACTCTCCTTATGTTCAAGCTGAATATAAAGACGAAATTGCCGCTCAATTTCCAAATGCAAAAGCATGGGTTGTCGCAGATACAGGGCACTGGGTGCACGCAGAAAAACCAGACCATGTATTAAGAGCTATCCATAGATTTTTATCTATACCTCAGTAA
- the seqA gene encoding replication initiation negative regulator SeqA — protein sequence MKTIEVDEELYRYIASHTQHIGESASDILRRMLNFKSGQPVPIKEINQPQPVIKTEPVASAPAVAQNPVRVVRELLLSDAYAEKSKAIDRFMMILSTLYSLDAKRFASATELMHGRTRVYFAGDEQTLLAAGKQSKPRHIPGTPYWVITNTNTNRKRSMVDAIMQEMQFPANVIEKVSNTI from the coding sequence ATGAAAACGATAGAAGTTGATGAAGAGCTTTACCGCTATATTGCGAGCCATACACAGCATATCGGTGAAAGTGCATCGGATATCTTGCGCCGTATGTTAAATTTCAAGTCCGGGCAGCCAGTACCAATTAAAGAGATTAATCAGCCACAACCGGTGATTAAAACTGAGCCTGTAGCGAGTGCTCCTGCAGTTGCACAAAACCCGGTCAGAGTGGTTAGAGAACTATTATTATCAGATGCTTATGCTGAAAAAAGTAAAGCGATTGACCGCTTTATGATGATATTGTCGACATTGTATAGTTTAGATGCAAAACGTTTTGCCAGTGCAACTGAACTTATGCACGGCCGCACGCGTGTTTACTTTGCAGGTGATGAACAAACACTGCTCGCAGCAGGCAAACAGTCAAAGCCTCGTCATATCCCCGGCACACCTTACTGGGTGATAACTAACACAAATACCAATCGCAAACGCAGTATGGTCGATGCCATCATGCAGGAAATGCAATTTCCCGCAAATGTGATTGAAAAAGTGAGTAATACCATTTAA
- a CDS encoding peptidase domain-containing ABC transporter: MKNIHEQSTLYFINIIAKLSGVADTNEFEKLINQSISYNEKIKSIQKKHHISCKKKQTKKKDILKVSCPAILYNEQGEAFLLANRNNEQVLVQPFGQTPPEIWDISKLQQQWSGHWLHVSLKQGQFDITWFQVEFLKYKSIILWVLFFSFILQILALVSPIVMQVIMDKVLVHNSLLTLDVLIFGLIIAAIIEVTLKGLRQYIYHHTVNRIDVTLGLKLVEHLLRLPIPFFKNRQIGAIVTRVKELETIREFLTSSFFTLCVDVLFLFVFIFVMNLISTTLTLIFLCSIPFYLLLAWWLTPKIEAAAQQQFMNIAINTSFLTESINGIETAKSLSVEPNFTRRWDQQTSDMSHTNFTSGQISSRSEHLVMLIEKTTSAIILWVGASEVLALQMTIGQFIAFHMMVNHASQPLVKLVKLWGDYIRTHVAIEKLSQIINLPVEQNRQENTVPINGNIHLDNICFRYQPNTPYILQNFNLNIKAAETIGIVGTSGSGKSTLARLLLRLYSPESGTIFIDGMPLSSVNIHSLRQQIGIVLQENFLFSQSVFNNIAQTQPNASMDDVVHAAKMAGAHEFILKLPMGYDTVLAEGGSSLSGGQRQRIAIARTLLANPKVIIFDEATSALDDESQAIIQKNMQLIAQGRTVITIAHRLSTIRNHQRILVMQNGKIIEQGSHQQLIEQGDFYKHLWTLQQSLK, translated from the coding sequence ATGAAAAATATTCATGAACAATCAACTTTATATTTCATTAATATTATCGCCAAATTATCGGGAGTGGCTGACACCAATGAGTTTGAAAAACTAATTAACCAGTCGATAAGCTATAATGAAAAAATAAAATCAATCCAAAAAAAACATCATATTAGCTGTAAAAAAAAACAAACGAAAAAGAAAGATATTTTGAAGGTTTCGTGCCCTGCTATTTTATATAATGAACAAGGGGAAGCATTCTTATTAGCTAATCGAAATAATGAACAAGTCTTAGTGCAACCATTTGGTCAAACTCCTCCAGAAATCTGGGATATTTCAAAACTCCAACAACAATGGAGTGGCCACTGGTTACATGTTAGCCTCAAACAAGGGCAATTTGATATCACCTGGTTTCAAGTGGAATTTTTGAAATACAAATCAATTATTCTTTGGGTTTTATTTTTCTCATTCATACTCCAAATATTAGCACTAGTCTCTCCCATTGTGATGCAAGTAATCATGGACAAAGTATTAGTCCATAATAGCTTATTAACCTTAGATGTTTTAATTTTTGGGCTTATTATCGCAGCGATTATAGAGGTAACATTAAAAGGTTTACGGCAATATATTTATCACCATACCGTTAACCGCATCGATGTAACATTAGGGTTAAAGCTGGTTGAACATTTACTTCGATTACCCATTCCTTTTTTTAAAAATCGCCAAATAGGCGCAATTGTTACCCGAGTTAAAGAACTTGAAACGATTAGGGAGTTTCTAACCAGCAGCTTCTTTACACTGTGCGTTGATGTTTTATTCCTTTTTGTATTTATTTTTGTAATGAATTTAATTTCAACCACACTCACATTAATATTTTTATGTTCAATTCCATTCTATTTATTATTAGCGTGGTGGCTAACCCCTAAAATTGAAGCGGCGGCTCAGCAGCAGTTTATGAATATTGCCATAAACACTTCATTCCTAACAGAAAGTATTAATGGTATTGAAACCGCAAAAAGTTTATCTGTAGAACCCAATTTTACCCGTCGTTGGGATCAACAGACATCGGATATGAGCCATACGAATTTTACTTCGGGGCAAATTAGCTCTCGCTCAGAGCATCTAGTGATGCTGATTGAAAAGACCACCAGTGCAATCATATTATGGGTTGGTGCCTCAGAAGTTCTCGCCTTACAAATGACAATCGGCCAATTTATTGCTTTTCATATGATGGTAAACCACGCAAGTCAGCCATTAGTGAAACTCGTTAAATTATGGGGAGATTACATTCGAACCCATGTCGCTATCGAAAAGTTATCACAGATTATTAATTTACCCGTGGAGCAGAATCGCCAAGAAAACACCGTGCCAATAAACGGTAATATTCATCTGGATAATATTTGTTTTCGTTATCAGCCCAATACCCCTTACATCCTTCAGAATTTTAACTTGAATATCAAAGCGGCTGAAACCATCGGTATCGTTGGTACATCAGGTTCAGGGAAAAGTACATTAGCACGCCTATTACTCCGATTATACAGCCCTGAAAGTGGAACAATTTTTATTGATGGTATGCCGTTATCCTCCGTCAACATTCATTCATTGAGACAACAAATAGGCATTGTTCTTCAAGAGAACTTCTTATTTAGCCAATCTGTTTTCAATAACATCGCCCAGACTCAGCCTAACGCATCTATGGATGATGTTGTACATGCAGCTAAAATGGCAGGAGCTCATGAATTTATTCTTAAATTACCGATGGGTTATGACACTGTTTTAGCAGAAGGTGGTTCATCTCTTTCAGGTGGCCAACGGCAACGCATTGCAATAGCAAGAACCTTACTTGCTAACCCCAAAGTGATTATTTTTGATGAAGCAACCAGTGCTTTAGATGATGAATCCCAAGCCATTATTCAAAAAAATATGCAACTCATCGCACAAGGCAGAACAGTGATTACCATTGCGCATCGCCTTTCAACAATTCGCAATCACCAACGAATTTTAGTGATGCAAAACGGGAAGATTATTGAACAAGGCAGTCATCAGCAACTCATTGAGCAAGGTGATTTCTATAAGCATTTATGGACGCTGCAACAATCTCTTAAATAA
- the aroA gene encoding 3-phosphoshikimate 1-carboxyvinyltransferase has translation MQSLTLQPISSINGTINLPGSKSVSNRALLLAAMAKGTTTLTNLLDSDDIRHMLNALSLLDVNYQLSEDKTRCRVEGLGGNLSHPDALEIFLGNAGTAMRPLTAALSLSHNDIVLTGEPRMKERPIGHLVDSLREGGAVIDYLEQENYPPIRLRGGFVGGKISVDGSVSSQFLTALLMAAPRAEQDTTISIIGELVSKPYIDITLALMKTFGVEVENHQYQHFIIKGQQQYQSPGEYLVEGDASSASYFLAAAAIKGGTVRVTGIGRNSLQGDTKFANVLEKMGATIRWGDDFVECERGTLTGIDMDMNAIPDAAMTIGTVALFAEGETVIRNIYNWRVKETDRLYAMATELRKVGAEVEEGHDYIRVVPPKKLKHAEIETYNDHRIAMCFSLVALSDTPVTILDPGCTAKTFPDYFEQLARLS, from the coding sequence ATGCAATCCCTGACATTACAACCTATCTCTTCAATTAACGGCACAATAAACTTGCCAGGGTCAAAAAGTGTCTCAAACCGCGCACTGCTATTAGCGGCGATGGCCAAAGGAACGACCACACTCACTAATTTATTAGACAGTGATGATATTCGCCATATGCTGAATGCATTAAGCTTGCTAGATGTGAATTATCAACTCTCTGAAGATAAAACACGTTGTCGTGTGGAAGGCTTAGGCGGAAATTTGTCTCATCCAGATGCGCTAGAAATATTTTTAGGGAATGCGGGAACCGCAATGCGCCCACTGACTGCGGCTTTGTCATTGAGTCATAATGATATTGTGCTCACTGGCGAACCTCGTATGAAAGAGCGCCCAATTGGCCATCTAGTGGATTCGCTAAGGGAAGGTGGCGCAGTTATTGATTACTTAGAGCAAGAAAACTATCCACCCATTCGCCTGAGAGGCGGGTTTGTTGGCGGGAAAATTTCGGTTGATGGCTCGGTATCCAGCCAGTTTTTAACTGCATTATTAATGGCAGCGCCACGTGCCGAGCAAGACACAACCATTTCAATTATCGGTGAATTAGTGTCTAAGCCGTATATTGATATCACCTTAGCGTTAATGAAAACCTTTGGTGTTGAAGTGGAAAATCATCAATATCAGCATTTTATTATTAAAGGCCAGCAACAATACCAATCACCAGGTGAATACTTGGTTGAAGGTGATGCGTCTTCTGCCTCTTATTTCTTAGCCGCTGCGGCAATTAAAGGTGGTACAGTGCGAGTTACGGGGATTGGCCGTAACAGCTTGCAAGGTGACACCAAGTTTGCCAATGTGCTGGAAAAAATGGGCGCAACCATTCGCTGGGGGGATGATTTTGTCGAATGTGAGCGAGGAACATTAACAGGGATTGATATGGATATGAATGCTATCCCTGATGCTGCAATGACCATTGGTACTGTTGCATTATTTGCAGAAGGTGAAACAGTCATTCGTAATATCTATAACTGGCGAGTAAAAGAAACTGATCGGTTATATGCGATGGCTACTGAGCTACGTAAAGTTGGCGCAGAAGTAGAGGAAGGGCATGATTATATTCGAGTAGTCCCCCCGAAAAAATTAAAGCATGCTGAAATTGAAACTTATAATGACCATCGTATTGCGATGTGTTTCTCTTTAGTGGCTCTTTCGGATACACCTGTGACTATCTTAGACCCAGGCTGTACAGCAAAAACCTTCCCCGACTATTTTGAGCAATTGGCTCGTTTAAGTTAA
- the pgm gene encoding phosphoglucomutase (alpha-D-glucose-1,6-bisphosphate-dependent), with amino-acid sequence MTIHERAGQLPFQSDLINVAQLTAQYYTQQPQSGNASHAVKFGTSGHRGSSLRKNFNENHILAIAQAIADLRKQQGVTGPCYVGKDTHALSEAAFITVIEVLAANQVHVIVQENNGFTPTPAVSHAILSYNQSHSDIADGIVITPSHNPPEDGGIKYNPANGGPADTDLTSVIEKQANQLLADNLVGVKRVNFDEAMASEYVTAQDLIMPYVAALGEVVDMAVIAKSGLKIGVDPLGGSGIEYWKKIAEYYQLDIEIVNDQLDQTFRFMPLDHDGVIRMDCSSSWAMAGLLGMKEKFDLAFANDPDYDRHGIVTPDGLMNPNHYLAVAIDYLFQHRPQWGKDVAVGKTLVSSAMIDRVVNDIGRELVEVPVGFKWFVDGLFSGKLGFGGEESAGASFLKFDGTPWSTDKDGIILCLLAAEITAVTGENPQQRYNKLAEKFGAPIYNRIQAKATHEEKVKLSKLSPEMVAADTLAGDKITQRLTTAPGNGASIGGLKIMTDYGWFAARPSGTEEAYKIYCESFRGEEHLRLIEKEAIEIVSKVIS; translated from the coding sequence GTGACAATACATGAACGTGCAGGGCAGCTTCCGTTTCAAAGTGACTTGATCAATGTCGCTCAATTAACCGCTCAATACTATACGCAGCAGCCTCAGTCAGGAAATGCTTCACATGCCGTTAAGTTTGGCACATCAGGCCACCGTGGTAGCTCGCTACGTAAAAATTTCAATGAAAATCATATCTTAGCAATTGCACAAGCGATTGCTGATTTACGTAAACAGCAAGGTGTAACGGGGCCTTGTTACGTTGGTAAAGACACGCATGCATTATCTGAAGCCGCGTTTATTACTGTAATTGAGGTGTTAGCTGCTAATCAAGTTCATGTCATTGTTCAGGAGAATAATGGCTTCACACCGACTCCAGCGGTCTCCCATGCCATTTTAAGTTATAACCAGTCCCACTCCGATATTGCGGATGGCATTGTTATTACACCATCTCATAACCCGCCAGAAGATGGAGGGATCAAATATAACCCTGCTAACGGCGGCCCAGCGGATACGGATTTAACTTCAGTCATTGAAAAACAAGCTAATCAATTATTGGCCGATAATCTTGTTGGTGTTAAGCGTGTCAATTTTGATGAGGCAATGGCGAGTGAGTATGTTACTGCCCAAGATTTGATCATGCCTTATGTGGCTGCACTTGGCGAAGTTGTTGATATGGCTGTTATTGCAAAGTCTGGGCTGAAAATAGGTGTTGACCCGTTAGGTGGCTCAGGTATTGAGTACTGGAAAAAAATTGCAGAATATTATCAATTAGATATCGAAATTGTTAATGACCAATTAGACCAAACTTTCCGCTTTATGCCGCTCGACCATGATGGTGTTATCCGCATGGATTGCTCATCTAGTTGGGCAATGGCAGGCCTATTAGGCATGAAAGAGAAGTTTGATTTAGCGTTTGCTAATGACCCTGATTATGACAGACATGGTATTGTGACTCCTGATGGACTAATGAATCCTAACCACTACCTTGCTGTTGCGATTGACTATTTATTTCAACATCGCCCGCAGTGGGGGAAAGACGTTGCTGTTGGCAAAACACTGGTTTCCAGCGCGATGATTGACCGTGTTGTTAACGATATTGGTCGTGAGCTCGTTGAAGTTCCCGTTGGGTTTAAATGGTTTGTTGATGGCTTATTTAGTGGAAAACTGGGTTTCGGTGGTGAAGAAAGTGCAGGCGCATCATTCCTTAAATTTGATGGTACGCCTTGGTCAACAGATAAAGACGGTATCATTCTGTGCTTGTTAGCCGCTGAAATCACAGCGGTGACTGGGGAAAATCCACAGCAACGGTATAATAAATTAGCTGAAAAATTCGGCGCTCCCATTTATAACCGTATTCAAGCTAAAGCAACTCACGAAGAAAAAGTAAAACTGAGCAAATTATCTCCAGAGATGGTTGCTGCAGACACGTTAGCTGGGGATAAAATTACTCAACGCTTAACCACGGCTCCAGGTAATGGTGCGTCCATTGGTGGGCTAAAAATTATGACGGACTATGGCTGGTTTGCTGCACGGCCTTCAGGAACCGAAGAAGCTTACAAAATATATTGTGAAAGTTTCCGTGGTGAAGAACACCTTCGCCTAATTGAAAAAGAAGCGATCGAAATTGTGAGCAAAGTGATTAGCTAG
- a CDS encoding HlyD family type I secretion periplasmic adaptor subunit — protein MKQRLEKIRYNSFLPSHLAILKTPPSYLASCVAILISLGIFIAIIWSFFGKLDIQATTQGKLIVSGRTQQIQAFELSRLQHIHVADGQKVKQGDPLFTVNVLGVDQDIHSLHYQRNFQFIETLINQALLSQQSVTQSPLFNTLSEEEQTSAIASYQTQKIEFDSLINEISNEIQLNTVNQQARKNELKTINSLILNIKKRLEAHQSLSQKQIISQKEFLEQERELLIAEKEKTTKLSELSILDSQHHALVKKRDRIKAQKNQEWDEKYKQAAFKQVSLDQELLKNQERNQLEIIRAPVDGTVQQLTTYTIGAVLQPAQQLMAIVPNNDVQLAEIKILNKDIGFIHEGLKAEVKIDAFPYTRYGTVDGEILSISRDSTQDENLGLVYLGQIGLHQKSLLVEGEKIELTPGLSIVAEIKTDKRRVIDYLLSPINEYTSNAMREK, from the coding sequence ATGAAACAAAGATTAGAAAAAATTCGCTATAACAGTTTTTTACCTTCTCATTTGGCTATTTTAAAAACACCGCCCTCTTATTTAGCTTCATGTGTCGCTATTTTAATCAGCTTGGGTATTTTTATTGCCATTATTTGGTCATTTTTTGGAAAATTAGATATTCAAGCAACCACACAAGGGAAATTAATTGTATCTGGGCGTACCCAACAAATTCAAGCATTTGAACTAAGCCGCTTACAACATATTCACGTAGCTGATGGACAAAAGGTTAAGCAAGGCGACCCATTATTTACCGTAAACGTTTTAGGGGTAGATCAAGACATTCACAGTTTACATTACCAACGTAATTTCCAATTCATCGAAACATTAATTAACCAAGCACTGCTATCACAGCAATCCGTTACCCAATCCCCCTTGTTTAATACACTTTCTGAAGAAGAACAAACCAGTGCAATTGCAAGTTATCAAACACAAAAAATAGAGTTTGACTCACTTATCAATGAAATATCAAATGAAATTCAACTCAATACCGTTAATCAACAAGCTAGGAAAAATGAATTAAAAACAATCAACTCGCTCATTCTAAATATTAAAAAACGGTTAGAAGCACACCAATCACTTAGCCAAAAACAAATTATTAGCCAAAAAGAATTTCTAGAGCAAGAACGCGAATTACTTATTGCTGAAAAAGAAAAAACAACCAAACTATCCGAGTTATCTATTTTAGATAGTCAACATCATGCATTAGTTAAAAAAAGAGATCGGATAAAAGCACAAAAAAACCAAGAATGGGATGAAAAATATAAGCAAGCCGCTTTTAAGCAAGTCTCTCTTGACCAAGAGTTATTAAAAAACCAAGAAAGAAATCAGCTTGAAATTATTCGAGCTCCCGTTGATGGTACTGTTCAGCAGCTTACCACATACACAATTGGTGCTGTCCTCCAACCTGCACAGCAATTAATGGCTATTGTCCCGAATAACGATGTCCAGCTCGCTGAAATTAAGATTCTGAATAAAGATATTGGATTCATTCATGAAGGGTTAAAAGCCGAAGTCAAAATAGATGCATTTCCTTATACCCGCTATGGGACGGTTGATGGTGAAATTCTTTCAATTTCAAGGGATAGTACTCAAGATGAAAATTTGGGGTTGGTTTATTTAGGGCAAATTGGCCTACATCAAAAATCATTGCTGGTTGAAGGCGAAAAAATTGAGCTCACTCCGGGTCTTTCCATTGTGGCAGAAATTAAAACCGATAAACGGCGTGTTATCGATTACCTTCTTAGCCCGATTAACGAATATACCTCGAATGCTATGAGAGAAAAATAA
- the cmk gene encoding (d)CMP kinase: MVAIAPVITIDGPSGAGKGTLCQALANDFGWQLLDSGAIYRVLALAALHHHVDIQSEDALVPLAANLDVRFVPEENVLKVILEGEDVSNQIRTETVGNTASQTATFPRVREALLRRQRAFRSMPGLIADGRDMGTVVFPDAPVKIFLDASAEERAHRRMKQLQEKGFDVNFERLLSEIEERDFRDRNRSVAPLIAAKDALVLDSTSMSIEEVIEKARTYAKKILQLS, from the coding sequence ATGGTGGCAATCGCCCCTGTAATCACAATTGATGGACCTAGCGGAGCAGGTAAAGGGACTCTTTGCCAAGCATTAGCAAACGATTTTGGATGGCAACTTTTAGACTCAGGTGCAATATATCGCGTGTTGGCATTAGCTGCACTGCATCACCATGTTGATATCCAATCAGAAGATGCGTTAGTGCCTCTTGCAGCGAACTTAGATGTCCGCTTTGTTCCTGAGGAAAATGTATTAAAAGTCATTTTAGAAGGTGAGGATGTTTCCAATCAAATAAGAACGGAAACTGTTGGTAACACAGCCTCGCAAACTGCGACTTTTCCTCGTGTTAGAGAAGCATTATTAAGACGTCAACGAGCATTTCGCTCGATGCCTGGGTTAATTGCAGATGGCCGTGACATGGGAACCGTCGTGTTTCCTGATGCTCCAGTGAAAATTTTCCTTGATGCTTCAGCAGAGGAACGTGCGCATCGGCGCATGAAGCAGTTGCAAGAAAAGGGCTTTGATGTTAATTTTGAACGTCTTTTGAGCGAAATTGAGGAGCGTGATTTTCGTGATCGTAACCGTTCCGTCGCGCCTCTTATTGCCGCGAAAGACGCGTTAGTGCTGGACTCCACAAGTATGTCTATTGAGGAAGTTATTGAAAAAGCACGCACCTACGCAAAAAAAATTCTACAATTATCGTGA